Proteins co-encoded in one Marinomonas sp. IMCC 4694 genomic window:
- a CDS encoding 2-hydroxyacid dehydrogenase, giving the protein MVIPFVSRLDLDAQQAWIDVLSAAMPDEHIVPFATLTPEQKSACHLAIVADPEPNDLLALPALTWVHSVWAGVERMVHELVSPTFSIVRLVDPQLADTMSEAVLAWTLFLHRDMPAYAKQQANYRWEQRPMVQAKERRIGVLGLGELGKVSALRLAHNGFSVAGWSRNEKHIAGITCFDGHEGLVSLLRQSDILVCLLPLTSETKGLLSRESLAYLPAGAGLINFARGLIIDDNALLEKLDQGVVSHAVLDVFMQEPLPKNHQYWQHHAVTVLPHISAPTHLISASLILADNIKYYRMTGIIPSCVDVSRGY; this is encoded by the coding sequence ATGGTGATTCCTTTTGTAAGTCGCTTGGATTTGGACGCGCAACAAGCGTGGATTGATGTCTTATCAGCCGCCATGCCAGACGAGCATATCGTGCCCTTCGCGACGTTAACTCCAGAGCAAAAATCAGCTTGTCATTTGGCGATAGTGGCGGACCCTGAACCGAATGATTTACTGGCGTTACCTGCTTTGACCTGGGTACACAGTGTGTGGGCCGGTGTCGAACGTATGGTGCACGAATTGGTGTCACCAACGTTTTCTATTGTGCGTTTGGTTGATCCACAGCTTGCTGATACCATGTCGGAAGCCGTATTGGCTTGGACCCTTTTCTTGCATCGAGACATGCCTGCTTATGCCAAACAACAGGCGAATTATCGCTGGGAACAGCGGCCAATGGTGCAGGCAAAAGAGCGCCGTATTGGTGTTCTTGGGTTGGGCGAATTAGGAAAAGTCAGCGCGTTGAGATTGGCTCATAATGGGTTCTCAGTGGCCGGCTGGAGTCGTAATGAGAAACACATAGCGGGTATTACCTGTTTTGATGGTCATGAGGGGTTGGTGTCTTTATTACGACAGAGTGATATTTTGGTGTGTCTTTTACCTCTTACCTCAGAAACGAAAGGCTTATTGAGCCGTGAATCCTTGGCGTATTTGCCCGCAGGGGCTGGGTTGATTAATTTTGCCCGTGGTTTGATTATTGACGACAACGCTCTGCTTGAAAAGCTCGATCAAGGTGTTGTGTCCCACGCGGTATTAGATGTGTTTATGCAAGAGCCTTTACCAAAAAATCATCAATATTGGCAACACCACGCGGTCACCGTATTGCCGCATATTTCAGCCCCAACTCATTTGATAAGTGCCAGTCTTATTCTTGCGGATAACATAAAATATTATCGTATGACCGGTATTATTCCTTCTTGTGTTGATGTCTCGAGAGGCTACTGA
- a CDS encoding 5-carboxymethyl-2-hydroxymuconate Delta-isomerase, whose product MPHCIIEYSQNLEQEVPPADLLEAVKEACMASSLFALADIKLRSNAYKSFVTGGQEDAFVHVTIRMLSGRSTEQRQQLSHLILETLTRFSLKNVSFSAEICEMERETYAKKVVLSSSNLS is encoded by the coding sequence ATGCCACATTGTATTATTGAGTACAGTCAAAATTTAGAGCAAGAAGTGCCGCCTGCCGATTTGCTCGAAGCAGTCAAAGAAGCATGTATGGCGTCTTCCTTATTTGCATTAGCCGATATTAAGTTGCGCAGTAATGCTTATAAAAGTTTCGTGACGGGTGGTCAAGAAGATGCCTTTGTGCATGTGACGATCAGAATGTTGTCTGGAAGAAGTACAGAGCAAAGACAGCAGTTGTCACATTTGATACTCGAAACCTTGACGCGTTTTTCCCTGAAAAATGTCAGCTTTTCTGCCGAAATCTGTGAAATGGAACGTGAGACTTACGCTAAAAAAGTCGTGCTGTCTTCATCGAATTTGTCCTAA
- a CDS encoding phospholipase A, with amino-acid sequence MKVIPCSATLFSIMLSCMLLPSKLWAQVDDSASNGDPAKDQIISGPLLRSEWLPESEAATSYFPEEPEVPESIVKRAKDDNGLFQQRENREASTVNNPFVLTPHKPNYFLPIAYTSNPNDRAFLGDDAGTESLDSVEFKFQLSLKFPVAYDIVGRNTSLWFAYTQQAYWQSYNSDISAPFRDTNHEPEAFIVTKPKNGFLGIKPNYVAYGFNHQSNGQSGDLSRSWNRFYVDFMFELGDTAFSIKPWYRIPENVELDDNPNIENYYGYGELNLIHVVDDYTIDVMFRNNLKPSDNRGAIQVGFTFPLWGKTRGYVQYFNGYGQSLLDYNHQTQSLGVGIMLTNWL; translated from the coding sequence ATGAAAGTAATACCTTGTTCAGCAACGCTGTTTTCAATAATGCTGAGCTGTATGTTGCTGCCCAGCAAGCTTTGGGCGCAGGTCGACGACTCCGCATCCAACGGTGATCCCGCTAAAGATCAGATAATCAGTGGGCCATTGCTTCGGAGTGAGTGGTTGCCGGAGAGTGAGGCAGCCACTTCTTATTTTCCGGAAGAGCCTGAAGTACCAGAATCCATTGTTAAGCGCGCTAAAGATGATAATGGACTTTTTCAGCAAAGAGAAAATCGAGAAGCATCGACGGTGAATAATCCATTTGTTTTAACACCGCATAAACCTAATTATTTTTTACCCATCGCCTATACGTCAAACCCAAATGATCGTGCATTTTTAGGCGATGATGCGGGAACAGAAAGTTTAGACAGCGTGGAATTTAAGTTTCAACTAAGTTTAAAATTCCCCGTCGCTTATGACATAGTCGGTCGCAATACAAGTTTGTGGTTTGCCTACACACAGCAGGCCTATTGGCAATCGTATAACAGCGATATTTCTGCACCGTTTCGCGACACCAACCATGAGCCAGAAGCGTTTATTGTGACAAAACCAAAAAACGGTTTTTTAGGTATCAAGCCAAACTACGTGGCTTATGGGTTTAACCATCAGTCGAATGGGCAGTCTGGGGATTTATCTCGTTCATGGAACCGATTTTACGTCGATTTCATGTTTGAATTGGGCGACACCGCGTTTTCTATTAAGCCTTGGTATCGAATTCCTGAAAATGTCGAATTAGATGATAATCCGAATATCGAAAATTATTATGGTTACGGTGAATTGAACCTGATTCACGTTGTGGATGACTACACCATCGATGTGATGTTCAGAAACAATTTAAAACCCTCCGATAACCGAGGCGCGATTCAGGTCGGGTTCACTTTCCCTTTATGGGGAAAAACCCGTGGTTACGTGCAATATTTTAATGGTTATGGTCAATCTTTGCTGGATTATAACCATCAAACTCAGTCATTGGGGGTAGGGATAATGTTGACCAATTGGCTTTAA
- a CDS encoding dienelactone hydrolase family protein — MTLFIDRSNNKSKTTSTIPQQAFDWYDEYAHGDIDRRTFLSRLGTLSVTGLTLSVVASALTPNYALAEQISFNDPDITASYVEYDSPNGHGKARGYLVVPKGVNMDNKAPAVLVAHENRGLNPYIEDVARRLAKVGFIAFAPDALFPLGGYPGNDDEGRAMQKTMDGDKIEGDFMDAATLLKHHTFSTGKVGMVGFCYGGYLTNALAANMPDTIHAGAPYYGTPAKSNTENIKAPLQLHFAELDQRVNATWPDYETALKANQVNYTAFTYANANHGFHNDSTARYQEKNAELAWERTVNFFKQTLMS, encoded by the coding sequence ATGACTTTATTTATCGATCGGTCTAACAACAAAAGTAAAACCACTAGCACCATCCCCCAGCAAGCGTTTGATTGGTATGACGAATACGCTCACGGTGATATTGATCGCCGCACTTTCTTATCTCGTCTTGGTACGCTGAGCGTAACAGGATTGACACTGTCTGTTGTGGCGAGCGCACTAACTCCAAACTACGCACTGGCCGAGCAGATTTCATTCAATGACCCTGACATCACTGCAAGCTATGTGGAATACGACTCCCCTAATGGTCACGGAAAAGCGCGTGGTTATTTGGTGGTTCCCAAAGGCGTAAACATGGACAATAAAGCGCCAGCCGTTCTGGTTGCTCATGAAAACCGCGGACTAAACCCTTACATCGAAGACGTGGCGCGTCGATTGGCCAAAGTGGGTTTTATTGCCTTTGCACCTGATGCTCTGTTTCCACTGGGCGGTTACCCAGGCAACGATGATGAAGGCCGTGCCATGCAGAAAACAATGGATGGCGATAAAATTGAAGGTGACTTCATGGACGCCGCTACCTTATTGAAACATCACACTTTTAGTACCGGAAAAGTTGGAATGGTTGGGTTTTGCTACGGCGGTTACTTGACCAACGCTCTAGCGGCTAACATGCCAGATACCATTCATGCAGGCGCCCCCTATTACGGTACACCGGCTAAATCTAACACAGAGAATATCAAGGCGCCGCTGCAATTGCACTTCGCCGAATTAGATCAACGGGTAAATGCCACGTGGCCAGACTACGAAACAGCATTAAAAGCCAACCAAGTTAATTACACGGCTTTTACATACGCTAACGCCAATCATGGCTTCCACAATGATTCAACGGCTCGTTACCAAGAAAAAAACGCCGAGCTTGCCTGGGAAAGAACCGTTAATTTCTTTAAACAAACATTGATGTCTTAA
- a CDS encoding transposase — protein sequence MNATTPQQIMQRWQIVQGQLIPALHQEIGLLTPKLEKLIHILEWSRIEEFVTRFSYRTGRPPHELAWLANAFVAKVVLGLTTTVHLIERLNMDKALQRICGFPLHKKLPSASTFSRAFETFAKDKLAERAHEVLIKMHFGDRLIGHISRDGTAIKVRERPQKIDKVDTDKPKLKGRPRKDKDENRPIKFNVARQRTQCLEEMLKEIPVDCRRGTKCNAQGYKNSWNGYKLHLDIADCGVPISALLSSASMHDSRAAIPLSHISAARVTNLYDLMDAAYCSIDLHEHSRELGHVPLIDHNPRGGEKEGFEPADTVRYRERSGAERANGRLKDEFGGRHIWVRGEVKVMSHLMFGILVLSVDQLLRLRQ from the coding sequence ATGAATGCTACGACGCCCCAACAAATAATGCAACGCTGGCAAATCGTTCAAGGCCAATTGATTCCTGCTTTACACCAAGAAATAGGCTTGTTGACCCCAAAACTTGAAAAACTGATTCATATCTTGGAATGGTCTCGCATCGAAGAGTTTGTGACACGCTTTTCGTATCGGACGGGGCGTCCTCCCCATGAACTCGCTTGGTTAGCCAACGCGTTTGTTGCCAAGGTAGTGCTTGGGCTTACCACCACGGTGCATCTAATAGAACGCCTAAACATGGACAAAGCATTACAGCGAATCTGTGGATTTCCGCTTCATAAGAAACTGCCCTCAGCCTCGACTTTTTCTCGTGCGTTCGAGACGTTTGCCAAAGATAAGTTGGCCGAACGTGCCCACGAGGTGCTGATCAAAATGCACTTTGGAGATCGTCTCATTGGGCATATCAGCCGAGACGGGACGGCGATTAAGGTGAGAGAACGTCCACAAAAGATCGACAAAGTGGACACGGATAAACCTAAGCTTAAAGGGCGGCCCCGCAAGGACAAAGATGAAAACCGCCCGATCAAATTCAATGTGGCACGGCAACGTACCCAATGCCTAGAAGAGATGCTTAAAGAGATCCCGGTTGATTGCCGTCGTGGCACAAAATGCAATGCTCAAGGCTATAAAAACAGCTGGAATGGCTACAAACTGCATCTAGACATTGCAGACTGTGGCGTCCCCATCTCCGCTTTGCTGTCCTCAGCCTCCATGCATGACAGCCGTGCCGCCATCCCTCTGTCTCACATCAGTGCGGCGAGGGTGACCAACCTTTATGATCTGATGGACGCCGCCTACTGCAGTATTGACCTGCATGAGCACAGTAGAGAGTTAGGGCATGTGCCCCTGATAGATCACAACCCCAGAGGGGGCGAGAAAGAAGGATTTGAACCCGCCGATACGGTGCGTTATCGGGAACGTTCGGGCGCAGAACGAGCCAATGGCCGACTCAAGGATGAGTTCGGAGGTCGACACATCTGGGTACGTGGTGAGGTAAAAGTCATGAGTCACCTGATGTTTGGCATTTTAGTACTGAGTGTCGATCAACTGCTTCGACTGCGGCAATAA
- the folM gene encoding dihydromonapterin reductase, with amino-acid sequence MAYIDSFAITSTLKVFRYFNSTQQECKQMTRKLPIIITGGGQRLGLACAKKLLSQGGNVIVTYRNNRENLASLESQGAVCIKADFSTVSGVEAFITHIQEHYPALGGIIHNASEWVSEDSGEDAAWLMEKMWQVHVFAPYRMNLAFEALLCAGSEQDGQADIIHMTDYVAEKGSDKHIAYAASKAGLANLTHSFAKRFAPHIKVNSIAPSLLMFNHGDDPEYRTKALNKSLLRTEPGEQEGVLAVQYILNSRYMTGRTLSLDGGRHLV; translated from the coding sequence ATGGCTTATATCGACAGTTTTGCAATTACCTCGACCTTAAAAGTGTTTCGTTACTTCAATTCAACTCAACAGGAATGTAAGCAAATGACGCGTAAATTGCCGATTATTATTACGGGAGGAGGCCAGCGTTTGGGATTAGCTTGTGCAAAAAAACTGTTATCTCAAGGCGGTAATGTAATTGTTACTTATCGAAACAATCGTGAAAATTTAGCTTCTCTCGAATCGCAAGGCGCAGTCTGTATTAAAGCGGACTTTTCAACAGTGTCCGGTGTTGAGGCGTTTATCACACACATACAGGAACATTATCCAGCATTGGGTGGCATCATTCACAATGCTTCTGAATGGGTGTCAGAAGACAGTGGGGAAGACGCTGCCTGGTTAATGGAAAAAATGTGGCAAGTGCATGTATTTGCCCCTTATCGTATGAATCTTGCTTTTGAAGCTTTATTATGTGCCGGCTCTGAGCAAGACGGTCAGGCTGATATTATTCATATGACAGATTATGTGGCGGAGAAGGGCAGTGATAAGCACATCGCTTACGCGGCCAGCAAAGCGGGGCTAGCCAATCTCACGCATTCCTTTGCTAAACGTTTTGCGCCGCATATCAAGGTAAATTCAATCGCGCCATCGTTGTTAATGTTTAATCATGGCGATGACCCTGAATACCGTACTAAGGCGTTAAATAAATCACTGCTTCGAACGGAGCCGGGTGAACAAGAAGGTGTACTTGCGGTGCAGTACATATTAAACAGTCGCTATATGACAGGTCGAACCTTGTCACTTGATGGAGGTCGTCATTTGGTTTAA
- the folE gene encoding GTP cyclohydrolase I FolE: protein MKANTAEQLNVNRLVLSDEAIKVRDALMKTGLETPMIDNGLTSEEKYQRIKSAFEDVVTTLGLDLTDDSLAETPHRIAKMYVREIFSGLDYSQFPKISVIENKMKVDEMVKVSDISFTSTCEHHFVTIDGLAKVAYLPKDKIIGLSKINRIVRFFAQRPQVQERLTQQILVTLQTLLETNNVAVSISAVHYCVKSRGVMDASSSTQTTALGGLFKRSDKTRGEFLAN, encoded by the coding sequence ATGAAAGCCAATACCGCTGAGCAGCTCAATGTAAATCGCCTAGTGTTGTCTGATGAAGCGATAAAAGTACGCGATGCTTTAATGAAAACCGGTTTAGAAACCCCGATGATTGATAACGGGCTAACAAGCGAAGAGAAATATCAACGCATTAAAAGTGCTTTTGAAGATGTTGTAACCACCCTTGGTCTTGACTTAACTGACGACAGCTTAGCTGAAACACCACATCGTATTGCTAAAATGTACGTGAGAGAGATTTTTTCTGGACTGGACTACAGCCAATTTCCAAAAATCTCAGTCATTGAAAATAAAATGAAAGTCGATGAGATGGTGAAAGTAAGTGACATCAGCTTTACCAGTACCTGTGAACATCACTTTGTGACCATAGATGGTTTAGCAAAAGTCGCTTATTTGCCAAAAGACAAAATCATTGGCCTGTCCAAAATTAATCGTATTGTGCGTTTTTTTGCACAACGTCCACAAGTGCAAGAGCGCTTAACTCAGCAAATTTTAGTAACCTTGCAAACCTTACTAGAAACCAACAACGTCGCCGTTAGCATCAGTGCGGTTCACTATTGCGTGAAATCACGCGGTGTTATGGACGCCAGCTCTTCGACTCAGACCACTGCACTGGGTGGATTGTTTAAACGCAGCGACAAAACACGCGGTGAGTTTTTGGCTAACTGA
- a CDS encoding MFS transporter — protein sequence MPSLFTHPNFVHYWIGQIASSFAFQMLSVGIGWQMYDLTNSPMALGLVGLCQFLPQLLLTLVVGHVADRYNRRLICVCTRLSMASTVAILAYGNLNNTISADMIYLCAALLGTARAFEMPANQAILPNLVPSAMLSRAMSAIASAREISVIAGPALGGLIYLLGPTTLYLSSMSCFLLSCAIMFFLRYNFTVKNKSPIDMEHLLGGLRFIKNNKVILGSVSLDMFAVLLGGATALLPIVAKDILHTEAWGLGLLRCAPALGALLMSIYLARHPLTHSVGKIMFAAVAIFGVATILFGLSEHLMLSMIALVLLGASDMISVVIRSTLVQLETPDDMRGRVSAANSVFIGSSNQLGEFESGVTAAWFGVVPAIVIGGVGTVAVVGIWMYLFPDLLKRQRLDKENE from the coding sequence ATGCCATCGTTATTTACACACCCAAATTTTGTTCATTATTGGATTGGACAAATCGCTTCTTCATTCGCTTTCCAAATGCTAAGCGTGGGCATCGGCTGGCAAATGTACGACCTAACCAACAGCCCTATGGCACTTGGCTTAGTGGGGCTTTGCCAGTTCTTGCCTCAGCTATTATTAACCTTGGTAGTCGGCCATGTTGCTGATCGCTATAATCGTCGTCTCATTTGTGTGTGTACGCGGTTAAGCATGGCCAGCACGGTCGCTATTTTGGCCTATGGCAATCTAAATAATACGATCTCTGCCGATATGATTTACCTTTGCGCCGCGTTACTCGGCACCGCAAGAGCGTTTGAAATGCCCGCGAACCAAGCCATTCTTCCCAACTTGGTTCCTAGCGCCATGTTATCCCGTGCCATGAGCGCTATTGCTTCGGCTCGTGAAATTTCGGTGATCGCAGGTCCCGCACTCGGCGGACTGATTTATCTATTGGGACCTACCACGCTTTACCTTTCGAGCATGAGTTGTTTCTTATTATCCTGCGCCATCATGTTTTTTTTACGCTATAACTTTACCGTCAAAAATAAATCGCCCATCGATATGGAACATTTATTGGGTGGGTTACGCTTTATAAAAAACAACAAGGTCATTCTGGGGTCGGTTTCGCTGGATATGTTTGCGGTGTTACTCGGTGGTGCCACCGCTTTGTTGCCTATTGTCGCGAAAGACATTCTTCACACTGAGGCGTGGGGGCTAGGGTTGCTGCGCTGCGCACCGGCGCTTGGCGCTTTGCTGATGTCTATTTATTTGGCGCGACACCCGCTGACTCACAGTGTTGGGAAAATCATGTTTGCGGCGGTCGCCATCTTTGGAGTAGCGACCATTTTATTTGGCTTATCTGAGCACCTGATGCTCTCAATGATCGCTTTGGTATTACTTGGCGCTTCAGACATGATAAGCGTTGTTATTCGATCCACATTGGTGCAATTAGAAACACCAGACGACATGCGAGGACGAGTCAGTGCCGCCAATTCAGTGTTTATCGGCAGCTCTAATCAATTAGGAGAATTTGAATCTGGGGTCACTGCCGCGTGGTTTGGCGTGGTGCCCGCCATTGTGATCGGCGGGGTGGGCACCGTCGCCGTGGTTGGGATCTGGATGTACTTATTTCCCGATCTCTTGAAGCGCCAAAGGCTCGACAAAGAAAACGAATAA
- a CDS encoding helix-turn-helix domain-containing protein codes for MDSTVSAEITLSKYKRTPVQLVENRVCFAGPHSELSIYDTYEQAQKVSLKADSLLYCGMVTGAKVMHTKAHDNIPFLPHESFILAPEEEVFIDFPEAQHLKPTTCLTIAISQERVAQICDRMNDIMVETRPNGMELDPNQHLHSLHTQGTQQVIDRLTSDFIRNDPDRDLLVDFGVSELVTRIIRHHGRDALLRFTQQTPDANGLTCVMQWIEHNLALPLDIHQLAKMACMSRSRFYDSFKRQLGCTPMEYQHQRRMSRAYQRLQEKCSVTEVTYELGYLSLSHFSRRFHQHFGISPRQATQTKLNS; via the coding sequence ATGGACTCTACTGTGTCAGCAGAAATAACACTGTCAAAATACAAACGTACACCCGTTCAGTTGGTCGAAAACCGTGTTTGCTTTGCTGGACCGCATTCTGAATTAAGTATCTATGATACCTACGAACAAGCCCAAAAAGTCAGCTTAAAGGCCGACTCACTACTGTATTGTGGTATGGTAACAGGGGCAAAAGTCATGCACACTAAAGCGCATGACAACATCCCTTTCCTCCCGCATGAGTCTTTTATATTGGCGCCGGAGGAAGAAGTTTTTATTGATTTCCCCGAAGCTCAACATCTAAAACCCACCACCTGCCTGACCATTGCCATTTCTCAAGAACGTGTCGCGCAAATTTGCGATCGCATGAACGACATCATGGTCGAAACACGGCCCAATGGTATGGAGCTTGATCCAAACCAACATTTGCACTCCTTGCATACGCAAGGGACCCAGCAAGTCATCGACAGACTGACGAGTGACTTTATCCGCAATGACCCAGACCGCGATTTATTAGTGGATTTTGGTGTCAGCGAATTGGTGACACGAATTATTCGTCACCACGGCCGAGACGCCCTGTTGCGCTTTACGCAACAAACGCCCGATGCAAACGGGCTAACCTGTGTAATGCAATGGATTGAACACAACCTCGCACTGCCTTTAGACATCCATCAGCTCGCCAAAATGGCGTGCATGAGTCGCAGTCGATTTTACGACAGCTTTAAACGTCAGCTAGGGTGCACACCGATGGAATACCAGCACCAACGCAGAATGAGCCGCGCCTACCAGCGCCTGCAAGAGAAATGTTCGGTCACCGAGGTAACGTACGAGTTAGGCTATTTAAGTTTGAGTCACTTTAGTCGACGCTTCCACCAGCATTTTGGCATCTCGCCCCGACAAGCCACCCAGACCAAGCTCAATTCATAA
- a CDS encoding aldehyde dehydrogenase family protein: MIYAKPGSAGSLITFDAEYGNFIGGEWVAPVKGQYFDNISPVDGEVFCRIPRSTEEDINLALDAAHSARAAWGKTSVTNRSNILLKIADRIEQNLEALAVAETWDNGKAVRETLNADIPLAADHFRYFAGCLRAQEGSTAELDEHTVAYHFHEPLGVVGQIIPWNFPILMAAWKLAPALAAGNCVVLKPAEQTPASILEMIKVIQDLLPPGVLNIVNGYGKEAGEALATSKRIAKIAFTGSTPVGSHILKCAAENIIPSSVELGGKSPNIYFADIMSHEKEFVSKCVEGLVLAFFNQGEVCTCPSRALVHESIYDEFMAMVVERTKTIKRGNPLDTDVQVGAQASKQQYEKILSYIEIGKEEGAELLIGGGIESIDGLEKGFYVQPTLFKGSNSMRIFQEEIFGPVVSVTTFKDEAEALAIANDSEFGLGAGVWTRDTNLAYRMGRNLEAGRVWMNCYHQYPAHSAFGGYKKSGVGRETHKMALEHYQQTKNMLVSYDVNPLGFF, translated from the coding sequence ATGATTTATGCTAAACCGGGTTCTGCAGGCAGCTTGATTACCTTTGATGCTGAATATGGCAATTTCATCGGTGGAGAATGGGTGGCTCCGGTCAAGGGGCAATACTTTGATAACATCAGCCCTGTTGATGGCGAAGTATTTTGTCGTATCCCTCGCTCAACAGAAGAAGATATTAATCTCGCCCTTGACGCGGCCCATTCGGCGCGTGCGGCATGGGGTAAAACGTCCGTTACCAATCGTTCTAATATTTTGTTAAAAATCGCGGATCGTATCGAACAGAACTTAGAAGCCTTGGCTGTGGCCGAAACATGGGACAACGGTAAAGCGGTTCGAGAAACCTTAAACGCAGACATTCCTTTAGCCGCTGATCATTTTCGTTATTTTGCAGGTTGTTTGCGTGCTCAAGAAGGCAGTACGGCCGAGTTAGATGAGCACACGGTGGCTTACCATTTTCATGAGCCTTTAGGGGTGGTCGGTCAAATTATTCCTTGGAATTTTCCGATACTAATGGCCGCTTGGAAGCTAGCACCCGCACTCGCGGCGGGTAACTGTGTGGTACTCAAACCGGCGGAACAAACTCCCGCCTCGATTCTTGAAATGATCAAAGTGATTCAAGATTTACTGCCACCAGGGGTGTTAAATATCGTCAATGGCTACGGTAAAGAAGCCGGTGAGGCCCTTGCGACTAGCAAACGTATCGCCAAAATTGCATTCACCGGGTCAACCCCTGTTGGCTCGCATATTTTGAAATGCGCCGCGGAAAATATCATTCCTTCCAGTGTCGAATTGGGAGGGAAATCACCGAACATTTATTTTGCTGACATCATGAGCCATGAAAAAGAATTCGTCAGCAAGTGTGTCGAAGGTTTGGTGTTGGCGTTCTTTAACCAAGGGGAAGTGTGTACGTGTCCGTCTCGAGCGCTTGTTCACGAGTCAATTTACGATGAATTCATGGCCATGGTGGTCGAGCGTACGAAGACGATTAAACGTGGTAATCCGTTAGACACGGATGTACAGGTGGGCGCTCAAGCTTCTAAACAGCAATATGAAAAAATCCTTAGCTACATTGAGATCGGTAAGGAAGAAGGCGCCGAATTATTGATTGGTGGGGGAATTGAATCGATTGATGGATTGGAAAAAGGCTTCTACGTACAACCGACCTTGTTTAAAGGCTCCAACAGCATGCGCATTTTCCAAGAAGAAATTTTTGGCCCTGTGGTGAGCGTGACGACCTTTAAAGACGAAGCGGAAGCGTTGGCGATTGCGAATGACAGTGAGTTTGGTTTGGGTGCAGGCGTGTGGACACGTGATACCAATTTGGCGTACCGCATGGGCCGCAACTTAGAAGCAGGCCGCGTATGGATGAACTGCTATCATCAGTATCCTGCCCACTCTGCGTTTGGTGGCTATAAGAAATCTGGCGTGGGTCGTGAAACTCATAAAATGGCACTTGAACATTATCAGCAAACCAAAAACATGTTGGTGAGCTACGACGTTAATCCTCTCGGGTTTTTCTAA